One window from the genome of Cyclobacterium amurskyense encodes:
- a CDS encoding ComEA family DNA-binding protein, translated as MMENWFYILKSYLGFTRREMRGFVFVIPILCLLYAGPFFIERYHHSSDQATYLAYIAENNELLSQKVPSRIDSSQKNQKPSQETKREEKKSSSSSSLKKPSKPSFNKITFSEATAIELQMVQGVGPFLSARIDDYRESLGGFHSPEQILEVYGVDAELAEKIYSVFAFESHISRQLNINSADFKQLIKHPYIDYGATKVILAYRKQHGPYKSAEELLNIKIFNEDWVNRVSPYLTF; from the coding sequence ATGATGGAAAATTGGTTCTACATATTAAAATCGTACTTGGGTTTTACCCGTAGGGAAATGCGGGGTTTCGTTTTTGTAATCCCTATACTTTGCCTGCTATACGCTGGGCCATTTTTTATAGAACGCTATCACCACTCTTCTGATCAAGCTACTTATTTGGCTTACATTGCTGAAAACAATGAATTGCTAAGCCAAAAGGTTCCTTCTCGGATAGATTCTAGTCAGAAAAACCAAAAGCCAAGCCAGGAAACAAAGAGGGAAGAAAAGAAAAGCAGCTCTTCATCATCACTAAAGAAACCTAGCAAGCCAAGTTTCAATAAAATAACTTTTTCTGAAGCTACTGCCATTGAATTGCAAATGGTACAAGGTGTAGGACCTTTTCTTTCTGCGCGAATTGATGATTACAGAGAAAGTTTAGGCGGTTTTCACAGTCCGGAGCAAATTCTGGAAGTTTATGGGGTAGATGCTGAACTCGCCGAGAAAATTTACTCTGTATTTGCTTTTGAATCCCATATAAGCCGTCAATTAAATATCAATTCAGCAGATTTTAAACAATTGATAAAGCACCCTTATATAGACTATGGGGCCACTAAGGTGATTTTGGCTTATAGGAAACAACATGGGCCATACAAATCAGCAGAAGAGTTGTTGAATATTAAAATTTTCAATGAAGACTGGGTAAATAGAGTTTCCCCTTACCTGACTTTTTGA
- a CDS encoding type I restriction enzyme HsdR N-terminal domain-containing protein encodes MKDLVQHLAAIELNLPSYPMDIEQGDQGKYYVFDPIRKKKLLLTPEEWVRQHITHYLVKHLNYPGSLISLEKGLKYNALQKRFDILVLDRTGASFFLIECKAPDVKLNQKTIEQVCLYNNKFNAPYLCISNGRQHFCLQKDLKTGKYSQIAHFPMFE; translated from the coding sequence ATGAAGGATTTGGTACAACATTTGGCTGCGATTGAGCTGAATTTACCATCTTACCCCATGGATATAGAACAGGGGGATCAAGGTAAATATTACGTTTTTGACCCAATAAGGAAAAAGAAACTGCTTTTAACACCTGAAGAATGGGTAAGGCAGCACATCACGCATTACCTTGTCAAGCATTTGAATTATCCGGGAAGTTTGATTTCATTGGAAAAGGGATTGAAATACAATGCCCTTCAAAAGCGCTTTGACATATTGGTATTGGACAGGACGGGGGCATCTTTCTTTTTGATTGAATGCAAGGCGCCTGATGTAAAACTGAACCAAAAAACCATAGAGCAAGTTTGTTTGTATAACAATAAGTTCAACGCCCCTTATTTATGTATAAGCAATGGGCGTCAGCATTTTTGTTTGCAAAAAGATTTAAAAACAGGTAAGTATTCACAAATTGCTCATTTCCCTATGTTTGAATAA
- a CDS encoding WG repeat-containing protein, with translation MHKLYLYRFFITLLLTVLFARIGSTQTWEVFDNDFHLEKKLSKGEIFLLGNNLRINVWDNDLSFLDAKYEPFTVIEDASLYQFLEPWIIIQNKDKFGAIHEYGEQVLPAIYDEIDSYYTRLLARLGDEYFVYDRGKRETTPIGSYVSARIARNGQVIAQNSDGSFSLPLSQTPEHRFISLTDPTDDVIVAREASGLGLINMEGDYILKPVIDEISHLEDNYFYAKNSNEYLLINALSTTADIRYNSFHRISIEHDVMVEYIHGKLRRIMKNDGILLDIVGMDSVRRSGNYFNVHFRDGTTGLLNKEGDWEVKPTKTATGILPGNEGAYGAKIGNGFGFINAFGDTIVSPEFDQVKVFSEGMASVKTGTKWGYINHQQDLVIPYQYSAVGPFKNGLAIVQIDGKYDLINKSGKSLLESPCKRISRMMDEYYLLEDNGLFGLAKPDGTIISQPVFEEIRREAKDKILIRKGDKYGVIKENGDFELPLYYNAILFDNKNAKILAKSKAEEVPEILSKKELKKRRKEKKGA, from the coding sequence ATGCATAAATTATACCTATACAGATTTTTTATAACCTTGCTATTAACCGTACTGTTTGCAAGGATAGGTTCAACTCAAACCTGGGAAGTATTTGACAACGACTTCCACTTGGAAAAAAAGCTTTCTAAGGGAGAAATTTTCTTATTAGGAAATAACCTAAGGATCAATGTTTGGGACAATGATCTTTCTTTTTTAGATGCAAAATATGAACCGTTCACAGTAATAGAGGATGCTTCCCTTTATCAATTTCTTGAGCCTTGGATAATCATCCAAAACAAGGATAAATTTGGGGCGATCCATGAATATGGGGAGCAGGTGCTACCTGCTATTTATGATGAAATTGATTCTTATTATACCCGATTACTTGCAAGACTAGGCGATGAATACTTTGTTTACGACAGAGGCAAAAGGGAGACTACTCCTATAGGTAGTTATGTTTCGGCCAGAATAGCCAGAAATGGTCAGGTGATCGCTCAAAATAGCGATGGAAGCTTCTCTTTACCCCTTTCACAAACTCCAGAACACCGTTTTATTTCACTTACAGACCCTACTGATGATGTAATTGTTGCTAGGGAGGCCTCTGGCTTGGGATTAATCAATATGGAAGGAGATTATATTCTAAAGCCTGTTATTGATGAAATAAGCCATTTGGAAGACAATTATTTTTATGCTAAAAACAGCAATGAATACCTTTTGATCAACGCCCTATCCACTACGGCTGACATCAGGTACAATAGCTTCCACAGGATTAGCATTGAACATGATGTAATGGTAGAATACATCCATGGAAAATTGCGTAGGATAATGAAAAATGACGGTATCCTGCTGGATATTGTCGGAATGGATTCCGTCAGAAGATCAGGAAACTATTTTAATGTTCACTTTAGAGACGGGACCACGGGCTTGTTAAATAAAGAAGGTGACTGGGAAGTTAAGCCAACAAAAACTGCCACAGGAATTCTGCCCGGTAACGAAGGTGCTTATGGCGCCAAAATTGGAAATGGCTTCGGCTTTATCAATGCCTTTGGTGACACCATAGTAAGTCCTGAATTTGATCAGGTAAAAGTATTCTCAGAGGGCATGGCAAGTGTGAAAACCGGCACCAAATGGGGTTATATCAACCATCAGCAGGATTTGGTCATCCCTTATCAATACAGCGCTGTAGGGCCCTTTAAAAACGGCCTGGCTATCGTTCAAATCGACGGCAAGTACGACCTGATCAATAAAAGTGGGAAGTCTTTGCTCGAAAGCCCTTGTAAAAGAATTAGCAGAATGATGGATGAATATTACCTTTTAGAAGACAATGGCTTGTTTGGACTAGCCAAGCCAGATGGTACTATCATTAGCCAACCAGTATTTGAGGAAATCAGAAGAGAGGCTAAGGATAAGATCTTAATCAGGAAAGGTGACAAATACGGGGTGATAAAAGAAAATGGGGATTTCGAACTTCCCCTTTACTATAACGCCATTCTATTTGACAATAAGAATGCTAAAATTTTAGCAAAAAGCAAGGCAGAGGAAGTGCCTGAAATATTGAGTAAAAAAGAATTGAAAAAAAGAAGGAAAGAAAAAAAAGGGGCATAA
- a CDS encoding Crp/Fnr family transcriptional regulator has product MMNKVKSTPCELCMSRKLSLFAGLGEEHLCNVSEGKNFISHKKGQILYYENTKPLGVFCVNSGVVKIFKTASNGKDQIIRLAQKGHLVGYSSLIGEESYSTTATIVEDAGICFVPKEVFLKVMKEDNNFHQRLTQALCHEMGLMESQLTDATQKSIRERLALTLLQLGDSYGVDGGDRQRLDIALTREEIAGLVGTATETVIRLLSEFKKDKLIDLQGKKIILLNRKGLARLSDFYG; this is encoded by the coding sequence ATGATGAATAAAGTAAAGAGTACGCCTTGCGAATTGTGCATGAGCAGGAAGCTTTCCTTATTTGCAGGACTTGGAGAGGAGCATTTATGCAATGTTTCTGAGGGTAAAAACTTCATATCGCATAAAAAAGGTCAAATCCTTTATTACGAAAACACTAAACCACTGGGGGTGTTTTGTGTGAACAGTGGTGTAGTTAAAATTTTTAAGACAGCTTCAAATGGTAAAGATCAAATCATACGACTTGCCCAAAAAGGTCATTTAGTAGGTTATTCTTCATTGATAGGAGAGGAATCCTATTCTACCACTGCCACCATTGTGGAAGACGCGGGGATTTGCTTTGTACCCAAGGAGGTGTTTTTGAAAGTAATGAAGGAAGATAATAATTTTCATCAACGACTTACCCAAGCACTTTGTCATGAAATGGGACTTATGGAAAGTCAATTGACAGACGCAACCCAGAAATCGATTAGAGAGCGTTTAGCGCTGACTTTATTGCAATTGGGAGACAGCTATGGAGTTGATGGTGGAGACAGACAGAGGCTTGATATCGCGCTTACAAGGGAAGAAATAGCTGGACTTGTGGGAACGGCTACTGAAACCGTAATTAGATTGCTTTCCGAGTTCAAAAAAGATAAGCTTATCGATTTACAAGGAAAAAAAATTATTCTCCTGAACAGAAAAGGCTTGGCAAGGCTTTCTGATTTCTACGGATGA
- the proS gene encoding proline--tRNA ligase, protein MSKGLPKRSEDYSLWYNELVKRADLAENSAVRGCMVIKPYGFSIWEKMQAELDRMFKKTGHSNAYFPLFIPKSFLSKEASHVEGFAKECAVVTHYRLKTDPNGKGVIVDPEAKLEEELIVRPTSETVIWSTYKNWIQSYRDLPLLINQWANVVRWEMRTRLFLRTAEFLWQEGHTAHATKKEAQEETLQMMNVYADFAEKFMAMPVIKGVKTESEKFAGAESTYCIEAMMQDGKALQAGTSHFLGQNFAKAFDVKFATKEGGLEHVWGTSWGVSTRLMGALIMAHSDDRGLVLPPKLAPIQVVIVPIFKSEEELAEISVKALEIVDQLDELGISAKFDNRDTYKPGWKFAEYELKGVPLRLGIGPRDLKNKTVEMARRDDLSKTVVNFESEDLIAKIKETLDEIQQSIYQKAKSFTEEKTTSVETWEEFVDVLNNKGGFVAAHWDGTAETEEKIKEKTKATIRCIPLDQVQEEGKCILTGAPSTGRVLFAKAY, encoded by the coding sequence ATGAGTAAAGGATTACCCAAGCGCAGTGAGGATTATTCCCTGTGGTACAATGAATTGGTGAAAAGAGCTGACTTGGCTGAAAATAGTGCCGTCAGAGGGTGTATGGTGATTAAACCATACGGTTTTAGTATTTGGGAAAAAATGCAAGCTGAGCTAGATCGGATGTTTAAAAAAACTGGACATAGCAATGCCTATTTCCCTTTGTTCATCCCCAAATCGTTTTTATCCAAAGAAGCAAGCCATGTTGAAGGATTTGCCAAGGAATGTGCTGTCGTAACTCATTATCGATTAAAGACAGATCCAAATGGAAAAGGAGTTATTGTAGATCCAGAGGCTAAATTGGAAGAAGAGTTGATCGTTAGGCCTACTTCTGAGACAGTAATATGGAGTACTTATAAAAATTGGATCCAATCCTACAGGGATTTGCCTTTACTTATTAATCAATGGGCCAATGTGGTGCGTTGGGAAATGCGAACTAGACTATTTCTAAGGACTGCAGAATTTTTATGGCAAGAAGGGCATACGGCCCATGCTACCAAAAAAGAGGCCCAGGAAGAAACATTGCAGATGATGAATGTCTATGCCGATTTTGCTGAGAAATTTATGGCTATGCCGGTAATAAAAGGTGTGAAGACGGAAAGCGAGAAATTTGCTGGAGCTGAATCTACTTACTGTATAGAAGCGATGATGCAAGATGGAAAAGCCTTACAGGCAGGTACTTCGCATTTCTTAGGGCAAAATTTCGCTAAAGCTTTTGATGTGAAGTTTGCTACTAAAGAAGGTGGCTTAGAGCATGTTTGGGGAACAAGCTGGGGAGTAAGTACCCGTTTGATGGGCGCCCTGATAATGGCGCACTCTGACGATAGAGGTTTGGTTTTACCTCCAAAATTGGCACCTATCCAAGTGGTGATCGTTCCTATATTTAAAAGTGAGGAAGAGCTGGCCGAAATTAGTGTTAAGGCTTTGGAAATTGTTGATCAGTTGGATGAGCTTGGTATTTCTGCCAAGTTTGACAATAGAGATACCTACAAGCCAGGCTGGAAGTTTGCTGAATATGAGTTGAAAGGTGTTCCGTTGAGACTTGGAATTGGACCTAGGGACCTCAAAAATAAAACAGTGGAAATGGCAAGAAGGGATGACCTCTCCAAAACCGTTGTTAATTTTGAGTCAGAAGATTTAATTGCGAAAATTAAAGAAACGCTGGATGAAATTCAGCAGAGCATATACCAGAAAGCCAAATCCTTTACCGAGGAAAAAACGACTTCTGTCGAAACTTGGGAGGAATTTGTAGATGTGTTGAACAATAAAGGTGGTTTTGTTGCTGCCCATTGGGATGGTACTGCCGAAACTGAAGAGAAGATCAAAGAAAAAACAAAGGCGACAATTCGTTGCATTCCTTTGGATCAGGTTCAGGAGGAGGGCAAGTGCATACTTACAGGAGCACCTTCCACGGGAAGGGTGCTTTTCGCTAAGGCTTATTAG
- a CDS encoding transposase, which produces MKDTAQLQIFKDFDGYSPKYHFFKNSLFGQIKDSIPWDELAGCLPAENTGPGAPRWFDAKGMFGMMFLKAYLNVSDRQLIERFNTDYSLQMFCGKLLAEDKQIRDYTLMTGIRAYIEDHCEWEQVQSVLLNHWKKDVNNSHVLLMDATCYESYIRFPTDVKLLWESCEWVFEKQLFRLCKILKTKRPRSKYREQKIKQLVYFRKRRNTHKETLRRRKSLVYLLEKGIEQLQQIMDMFRGECMRPEDFACLRTIKKILVQQTFLLTHKPSELKDRIVSLHKPYVRPIVRGKENKPVEFGMKVHMLQVDGLSFIDKMSFRNFNECKRLKISVVKHKTVFKGTTQLGADRIYATNENRRYCTRNSIFTCFPKKGPKNHSKAEKILSSEISKQRATVTEGIFGTHKDHYGLRKIKVRGEKREKLMVLFATMAANAVKIAKKRNREEPAPREKAA; this is translated from the coding sequence ATGAAAGATACAGCGCAACTACAGATTTTCAAAGACTTCGACGGATATTCTCCAAAATATCATTTTTTTAAGAATTCCTTGTTTGGCCAGATAAAAGATTCCATCCCCTGGGATGAGCTCGCAGGATGTCTTCCGGCAGAGAATACAGGTCCGGGCGCTCCCAGGTGGTTTGATGCCAAGGGAATGTTTGGCATGATGTTCCTCAAGGCCTACCTCAATGTCAGCGACAGACAGCTCATCGAAAGGTTCAATACAGATTACAGTTTGCAGATGTTCTGCGGCAAACTTCTGGCCGAGGACAAACAGATCAGGGATTATACCCTTATGACAGGGATAAGGGCCTATATTGAAGATCACTGTGAATGGGAACAGGTTCAGTCAGTACTGCTCAACCACTGGAAAAAGGATGTGAACAATTCCCATGTACTTCTCATGGATGCCACCTGCTACGAGAGCTATATTCGCTTTCCTACCGATGTGAAACTTTTGTGGGAGAGCTGTGAATGGGTGTTTGAAAAGCAGCTTTTCAGGTTGTGCAAGATCCTGAAGACCAAAAGGCCGCGTTCTAAATACCGGGAACAGAAGATTAAGCAGCTTGTCTATTTCAGGAAAAGGAGGAATACCCATAAAGAGACGCTCCGCAGAAGGAAATCGCTGGTCTACCTGTTGGAAAAAGGAATCGAGCAACTTCAGCAAATAATGGATATGTTCAGGGGAGAATGTATGAGGCCGGAAGATTTTGCCTGTTTGAGAACCATCAAGAAAATTCTGGTACAGCAGACATTTTTGTTGACCCACAAACCATCTGAGCTCAAAGACAGGATCGTTTCCCTTCACAAACCCTATGTCAGGCCTATAGTAAGGGGAAAAGAAAACAAACCCGTGGAGTTCGGAATGAAGGTACACATGCTGCAGGTCGACGGGCTCTCTTTTATAGACAAGATGAGTTTCAGAAACTTCAATGAATGTAAAAGGCTGAAAATCTCCGTGGTGAAACACAAAACAGTTTTCAAGGGAACAACACAGCTTGGCGCAGACCGAATATATGCCACCAACGAAAACAGAAGATACTGTACCAGAAACAGCATATTCACCTGCTTCCCCAAAAAGGGTCCTAAAAACCACTCCAAAGCTGAAAAAATACTCAGCAGCGAAATATCAAAGCAAAGGGCAACGGTAACGGAAGGTATTTTCGGAACCCACAAAGATCATTACGGGCTTAGAAAAATTAAAGTCCGGGGAGAAAAACGGGAGAAGCTGATGGTGCTTTTTGCAACCATGGCGGCCAACGCGGTAAAAATCGCAAAGAAAAGAAACCGGGAGGAGCCTGCACCCAGAGAGAAGGCAGCCTAA
- the hemA gene encoding glutamyl-tRNA reductase — translation MQSKFKALSLSFKNAPVAIRELVSLDEGAVRSLLGKLREFFSLTDTLILSTCNRTEIYYSHELDLSTEIIKLVGLEKGLVDTISYLEYFDIFHDDKTAISHLFRVAMGLEAQVIGDMQISNQVKRAYQTAVDMDMAGPFLHRLMHTIFFTNKKVVQETAFRDGAASVSYAAVELIEELTSNTHQPRVLLVGLGEIGEDVAKNLVYLGDAKIKIANRTYSKALELATEYNFEAIPFEDCFEAMKEADVIISSVAMSEPLISKQLISSFNIKSYKLLVDLSVPRSIDTAVEDLPGVLLYNVDNIRSKATETLSKRKAAIPHVENIIVENIKEFYDWKKEMMVSPTINKLKNSLEQIRKEELERYLKNADSQQFDIIDKMTKSMMQKILKVPVVQLRAACKRDQAEEMIGIINDLFDLEKEEVKKTDH, via the coding sequence ATGCAGTCAAAGTTTAAAGCTTTAAGTCTCTCATTTAAGAATGCCCCCGTAGCAATCCGGGAATTGGTTTCTTTGGACGAAGGAGCGGTACGTTCTCTTTTGGGAAAATTGAGAGAGTTTTTTAGCTTGACGGATACCTTGATTCTTTCTACCTGCAACAGGACAGAAATATATTACAGCCACGAACTGGATCTTTCCACAGAAATCATAAAACTTGTAGGGCTAGAAAAAGGACTGGTAGATACCATATCGTATTTGGAATATTTTGACATTTTCCATGATGATAAAACAGCCATATCCCATCTTTTTAGAGTGGCGATGGGTCTGGAAGCTCAGGTTATTGGAGACATGCAAATATCCAATCAGGTAAAACGAGCGTATCAGACTGCAGTGGACATGGACATGGCTGGACCTTTCTTACACCGCCTCATGCATACCATATTCTTCACCAATAAGAAGGTAGTACAAGAGACGGCATTCAGAGATGGAGCTGCTTCTGTATCCTATGCAGCAGTGGAATTAATTGAAGAGCTTACCTCCAATACCCACCAACCAAGAGTACTTCTGGTAGGACTGGGAGAAATAGGAGAAGATGTTGCTAAAAACCTGGTTTATTTGGGTGATGCAAAAATAAAAATTGCCAACAGAACCTATTCTAAAGCTTTGGAATTGGCTACTGAATATAATTTTGAAGCCATCCCCTTCGAGGATTGCTTTGAAGCAATGAAAGAGGCAGATGTGATCATTTCTTCGGTCGCAATGTCTGAACCTTTAATAAGCAAACAGTTAATAAGTAGTTTTAATATAAAAAGCTATAAATTACTGGTAGATCTTTCGGTACCAAGAAGTATTGACACCGCAGTGGAAGACCTTCCAGGTGTATTGCTGTATAATGTGGACAATATCCGAAGCAAGGCGACCGAAACCTTAAGCAAAAGGAAAGCAGCTATACCACATGTGGAGAATATTATCGTAGAGAACATTAAAGAATTCTACGATTGGAAAAAAGAAATGATGGTTTCCCCAACCATCAATAAGCTAAAAAACAGCTTGGAACAAATCCGTAAAGAAGAGCTGGAGAGATACCTTAAGAATGCAGATAGTCAACAGTTCGATATTATCGATAAAATGACCAAAAGCATGATGCAAAAAATTCTTAAAGTACCCGTGGTTCAACTAAGAGCTGCTTGCAAAAGGGATCAAGCTGAAGAAATGATTGGAATCATTAATGACCTTTTTGACTTGGAAAAAGAAGAAGTCAAAAAAACAGATCATTAG
- a CDS encoding NfeD family protein produces MDWLILISLIVFGALLVMLEVIFVPGTTVVGILGLVFTALGIYHAFIHFSPVVGYGALAASGFINLGMIVYGFKSGVWDRFALKDTSSGGAYDDRLLGLEVGQVGETLSDCKPYGKIIIEDKIYEAKSQGGFIPAKTSITISKIENNKIIIKP; encoded by the coding sequence ATGGACTGGTTAATATTAATAAGTTTGATTGTTTTTGGTGCACTTTTGGTAATGCTGGAAGTTATTTTTGTACCGGGAACGACCGTAGTAGGTATATTGGGACTTGTCTTTACAGCTCTAGGGATTTATCATGCTTTCATTCACTTCTCCCCAGTTGTAGGGTATGGAGCCTTAGCTGCTTCTGGTTTTATAAATCTGGGAATGATCGTTTATGGTTTTAAGTCTGGGGTGTGGGATCGTTTCGCGCTCAAAGATACCTCTTCTGGAGGAGCGTATGACGATCGTCTGCTAGGGCTTGAAGTTGGTCAGGTAGGTGAAACACTTTCTGATTGTAAGCCTTACGGAAAAATTATTATTGAAGATAAAATTTATGAGGCCAAATCTCAGGGAGGGTTTATTCCTGCAAAAACAAGCATTACTATTTCAAAAATTGAAAACAATAAAATCATCATAAAACCTTAA
- the floA gene encoding flotillin-like protein FloA (flotillin-like protein involved in membrane lipid rafts), with the protein MDISNSVLVLVAAFGGLIILFVFLYFVPVNLWITAIFSNVKVGLLELVGMRIRKVPPGVIVNSLITATKAGLNLTTNDLETHFLAGGNVPNVIRALISADKANISLSFKQATAIDLAGRDVFEAVQISVNPKVINTPNVAAVAADGIQLIAKARVTVRANIAQLVGGAGEETILARVGEGIVTSIGSAKNHKSVLENPDKISKLVLERGLDSGTAFEILSIDIADIDVGSNIGAKLQIDQATADLKVAEARAEERRAMAVALEQEMKAKNVEMKAKVTEAESEVPKAIAEAFRSGNLGIMDYYKMENVKSDTSMRDSIAKSDENKSSDRSRGNDKNK; encoded by the coding sequence ATGGATATTTCTAATTCGGTATTGGTATTGGTCGCTGCCTTTGGCGGTCTTATTATATTATTTGTCTTCCTCTATTTTGTACCCGTAAATCTCTGGATTACTGCCATTTTCTCCAATGTAAAGGTTGGGCTTTTGGAATTGGTGGGTATGCGAATCAGAAAAGTGCCTCCTGGGGTGATTGTCAATTCGCTAATTACGGCAACCAAAGCTGGGCTTAATCTTACTACCAATGATCTGGAAACGCACTTTTTAGCTGGAGGTAATGTGCCAAATGTTATTAGGGCTTTGATTTCAGCAGACAAGGCAAATATCTCTCTTTCTTTTAAACAAGCTACAGCCATAGACCTAGCAGGAAGAGATGTATTTGAGGCGGTTCAGATTTCAGTAAACCCTAAAGTGATCAATACTCCCAATGTAGCAGCAGTAGCAGCAGATGGTATTCAGCTTATTGCCAAAGCAAGAGTGACTGTAAGAGCCAATATCGCTCAATTGGTTGGTGGAGCTGGTGAAGAAACGATTTTGGCTAGAGTAGGCGAAGGGATTGTTACTTCTATAGGTTCTGCGAAGAACCATAAAAGTGTGTTGGAAAACCCTGATAAAATCTCAAAACTTGTATTGGAAAGAGGGCTTGATTCAGGTACTGCATTTGAAATATTATCCATAGACATTGCAGATATCGATGTTGGATCAAATATTGGAGCAAAACTTCAGATTGATCAGGCTACTGCTGATTTGAAAGTAGCGGAAGCCAGGGCCGAAGAAAGAAGGGCAATGGCGGTTGCCCTAGAGCAGGAAATGAAAGCTAAAAATGTTGAGATGAAAGCGAAGGTAACCGAAGCTGAGTCTGAGGTTCCTAAAGCCATTGCAGAAGCATTTAGGTCCGGTAACTTGGGCATAATGGATTATTACAAAATGGAAAATGTAAAATCTGATACCAGTATGCGGGATTCAATAGCAAAATCTGATGAAAATAAATCCTCAGACAGGTCTAGAGGAAACGATAAAAATAAATAA